From the genome of Vitis riparia cultivar Riparia Gloire de Montpellier isolate 1030 chromosome 2, EGFV_Vit.rip_1.0, whole genome shotgun sequence, one region includes:
- the LOC117931874 gene encoding inactive poly [ADP-ribose] polymerase RCD1-like isoform X1 — protein sequence MDYIVVREKMNMYRMTTDCQALGYSIIFGIVVSLRIEMEAKFEKVLDANRRLVVGLKRKRVAQYAASWSPMHKNKLRKQRKSDGCRMNSGSNFGKTLLKYYSNFMKTELPQRIMFYLNGEWTDFPEDLVGLVKKDFQVKKSYIEVELNNNHFMIDFLHMKRVDLKTGMEKPIAWIDEAGNCFFPEIFSGDAESHNCCGRECGQQLLFREPYGSHDIKLQLEIDVNDVGHTNLKECSGESNPVIKHVLIDKNPASDQNDVEVEDSCNKTSDAKMDKAVGENQQMEGKLVTRIESVHGTLNFDTVRDMFISSMSPFISASILEVYQGSSSSMQARLELFQKQVEITSKYRTEANVRYAWLASSKEALSSIMMYGLGHCRTSQEKLAYGIGVHLTAANFPYISANYCDVDENGVQHVVLCRVILGNMELVHLGSKQCYPSCEDFDSGVDDLQNPRHYIVWNMNMNTHIYPEFVVSFKVSSSSSAEGYLVENGRKDDVSGFSPPQRQPEGQLQLASHPVGLGPHCPQTPGLEGSLGKAATFGSSTVKVPKSPWMPFPMLFAAISKKVPLKDMQLVNAQYEQFRTKKINRADFVKKLRMIVGDTLLRSTITHLQCKVPSKSQGDAKVPKQEPETCEGLY from the exons ATGGACTATATTGTGGTAAGGGAGAAGATGAACATGTACAGAATGACAACTGATTGTCAGGCCTTG GGGTATTCAATTATCTTCGGCATTGTGGTTTCTCTGAGAATAG AAATGGAAGCGAAGTTTGAAAAGGTATTGGATGCTAATAGAAGACTTGTGGTCGGCTTGAAGAGGAAGCGGGTGGCTCAGTATGCAGCAAGCTGGTCCCCCATGCATAAAAATAAGCTCCGCAAGCAGAGAAAATCAGATGGGTGCAGAATGAATTCTgggtcaaattttggaaaaactttacttaaatattattcaaattttatgaaaactgAATTGCCACAACGCataatgttttatttgaatGGTGAATGGACTGATTTCCCTGAAGATCTTGTTGGCTTGGTGAAGAAAGATTTTCAGGTAAAGAAGTCATATATTGAGGTTGAGCTCAACAACAATCACTTTATGATAGACTTTTTGCACATGAAGCGAGTTGATCTGAAGACAGGTATGGAGAAACCAATTGCTTGGATTGATGAAGCTGGTAACTGCTTCTTTCCAGAAATTTTCTCTGGTGATGCTGAATCCCATAACTGCTGTGGACGTGAATGTGGCCAACAGCTTTTATTTAGGGAGCCTTATGGTTCCCATGATATCAAACTGCAACTTGAGATTGATGTAAATGACGTGGGTCACACCAACTTAAAGGAATGTAGTGGAGAGTCAAATCCTGTTATTAAGCATGTTCTCATTGATAAAAATCCTGCTAGTGATCAGAATGACGTAGAAGTTGAGGATAGTTGCAACAAAACATCTGATGCCAAAATGGATAAGGCTGTGGGAGAAAATCAACAGATGGAGGGAAAATTAGTCACCAGGATTGAATCTGTGCATGGAACTTTGAATTTTGATACTGTGCGGGATATGTTTATTAGCAGCATGAGCCCATTTATTAGTGCAAGTATACTTGAGGTATACCAGGGCTCAAGTTCTTCAATGCAAGCTCGACTAGAGCTCTTTCAGAAGCAGGTTGAGATCACCAGTAAGTATCGCACTGAGGCAAATGTTAGATATGCTTGGCTTGCTTCCTCTAAAGAAGCACTGTCTAGTATCATGATGTATGGGCTTGGGCACTGTCGAACATCTCAAGAGAAGCTTGCATATGGTATTGGTGTTCATCTCACAGCTGCGAACTTCCCGTACATCAG TGCAAATTATTGTGATGTTGACGAAAATGGTGTACAACACGTCGTATTATGTCGTGTTATACTGGGAAATATGGAGCTTGTTCATCTTGGATCCAAACAATGTTACCCCAGTTGTGAGGATTTTGACAGTGGAGTTGATGATCTTCAAAATCCGAGACATTATATAGTATGGAATATGAATATGAACACACACATCTATCCAGAATTTGTTGTTAGTTTCAAGGTTTCTTCTAGTTCCAGTGCCGAAG GATATCTAGTTGAAAATGGGAGAAAAGATGATGTTTCAGGGTTTTCTCCTCCTCAAAGGCAGCCCGAAGGCCAGTTGCAGTTAGCCTCACATCCAGTTGGTTTG GGACCCCACTGCCCTCAAACTCCAGGTTTAGAGGGATCTCTTGGAAAAGCTGCTACTTTTGGTTCAAGCACTGTAAAGGTTCCCAAATCCCCTTGGATGCCTTTCCCTATGTTGTTTGCAGCTATCTCAAAGAAGGTTCCTCTGAAAGATATGCAACTAGTTAATGCTCAATATGAACAATTTAGG ACGAAAAAGATAAATCGGGCTGATTTTGTTAAAAAGTTGAGAATGATAGTTGGAGACACTTTGTTGAGGTCCACAATAACACATCTTCAGTGCAAG
- the LOC117931874 gene encoding inactive poly [ADP-ribose] polymerase RCD1-like isoform X3, whose product MDYIVVREKMNMYRMTTDCQALGYSIIFGIVVSLRIEMEAKFEKVLDANRRLVVGLKRKRVAQYAASWSPMHKNKLRKQRKSDGCRMNSGSNFGKTLLKYYSNFMKTELPQRIMFYLNGEWTDFPEDLVGLVKKDFQVKKSYIEVELNNNHFMIDFLHMKRVDLKTGMEKPIAWIDEAGNCFFPEIFSGDAESHNCCGRECGQQLLFREPYGSHDIKLQLEIDVNDVGHTNLKECSGESNPVIKHVLIDKNPASDQNDVEVEDSCNKTSDAKMDKAVGENQQMEGKLVTRIESVHGTLNFDTVRDMFISSMSPFISASILEVYQGSSSSMQARLELFQKQVEITSKYRTEANVRYAWLASSKEALSSIMMYGLGHCRTSQEKLAYGIGVHLTAANFPYISANYCDVDENGVQHVVLCRVILGNMELVHLGSKQCYPSCEDFDSGVDDLQNPRHYIVWNMNMNTHIYPEFVVSFKVSSSSSAEGYLVENGRKDDVSGFSPPQRQPEGQLQLASHPVGLVPSKSQGDAKVPKQEPETCEGLY is encoded by the exons ATGGACTATATTGTGGTAAGGGAGAAGATGAACATGTACAGAATGACAACTGATTGTCAGGCCTTG GGGTATTCAATTATCTTCGGCATTGTGGTTTCTCTGAGAATAG AAATGGAAGCGAAGTTTGAAAAGGTATTGGATGCTAATAGAAGACTTGTGGTCGGCTTGAAGAGGAAGCGGGTGGCTCAGTATGCAGCAAGCTGGTCCCCCATGCATAAAAATAAGCTCCGCAAGCAGAGAAAATCAGATGGGTGCAGAATGAATTCTgggtcaaattttggaaaaactttacttaaatattattcaaattttatgaaaactgAATTGCCACAACGCataatgttttatttgaatGGTGAATGGACTGATTTCCCTGAAGATCTTGTTGGCTTGGTGAAGAAAGATTTTCAGGTAAAGAAGTCATATATTGAGGTTGAGCTCAACAACAATCACTTTATGATAGACTTTTTGCACATGAAGCGAGTTGATCTGAAGACAGGTATGGAGAAACCAATTGCTTGGATTGATGAAGCTGGTAACTGCTTCTTTCCAGAAATTTTCTCTGGTGATGCTGAATCCCATAACTGCTGTGGACGTGAATGTGGCCAACAGCTTTTATTTAGGGAGCCTTATGGTTCCCATGATATCAAACTGCAACTTGAGATTGATGTAAATGACGTGGGTCACACCAACTTAAAGGAATGTAGTGGAGAGTCAAATCCTGTTATTAAGCATGTTCTCATTGATAAAAATCCTGCTAGTGATCAGAATGACGTAGAAGTTGAGGATAGTTGCAACAAAACATCTGATGCCAAAATGGATAAGGCTGTGGGAGAAAATCAACAGATGGAGGGAAAATTAGTCACCAGGATTGAATCTGTGCATGGAACTTTGAATTTTGATACTGTGCGGGATATGTTTATTAGCAGCATGAGCCCATTTATTAGTGCAAGTATACTTGAGGTATACCAGGGCTCAAGTTCTTCAATGCAAGCTCGACTAGAGCTCTTTCAGAAGCAGGTTGAGATCACCAGTAAGTATCGCACTGAGGCAAATGTTAGATATGCTTGGCTTGCTTCCTCTAAAGAAGCACTGTCTAGTATCATGATGTATGGGCTTGGGCACTGTCGAACATCTCAAGAGAAGCTTGCATATGGTATTGGTGTTCATCTCACAGCTGCGAACTTCCCGTACATCAG TGCAAATTATTGTGATGTTGACGAAAATGGTGTACAACACGTCGTATTATGTCGTGTTATACTGGGAAATATGGAGCTTGTTCATCTTGGATCCAAACAATGTTACCCCAGTTGTGAGGATTTTGACAGTGGAGTTGATGATCTTCAAAATCCGAGACATTATATAGTATGGAATATGAATATGAACACACACATCTATCCAGAATTTGTTGTTAGTTTCAAGGTTTCTTCTAGTTCCAGTGCCGAAG GATATCTAGTTGAAAATGGGAGAAAAGATGATGTTTCAGGGTTTTCTCCTCCTCAAAGGCAGCCCGAAGGCCAGTTGCAGTTAGCCTCACATCCAGTTGGTTTG
- the LOC117931874 gene encoding inactive poly [ADP-ribose] polymerase RCD1-like isoform X2, with protein sequence MDYIVVREKMNMYRMTTDCQALGYSIIFGIVVSLRIEMEAKFEKVLDANRRLVVGLKRKRVAQYAASWSPMHKNKLRKQRKSDGCRMNSGSNFGKTLLKYYSNFMKTELPQRIMFYLNGEWTDFPEDLVGLVKKDFQVKKSYIEVELNNNHFMIDFLHMKRVDLKTGMEKPIAWIDEAGNCFFPEIFSGDAESHNCCGRECGQQLLFREPYGSHDIKLQLEIDVNDVGHTNLKECSGESNPVIKHVLIDKNPASDQNDVEVEDSCNKTSDAKMDKAVGENQQMEGKLVTRIESVHGTLNFDTVRDMFISSMSPFISASILEVYQGSSSSMQARLELFQKQVEITSKYRTEANVRYAWLASSKEALSSIMMYGLGHCRTSQEKLAYGIGVHLTAANFPYISANYCDVDENGVQHVVLCRVILGNMELVHLGSKQCYPSCEDFDSGVDDLQNPRHYIVWNMNMNTHIYPEFVVSFKVSSSSSAEGYLVENGRKDDVSGFSPPQRQPEGQLQLASHPVGLGPHCPQTPGLEGSLGKAATFGSSTVKVPKSPWMPFPMLFAAISKKVPLKDMQLVNAQYEQFRTKKINRADFVKKLRMIVGDTLLRSTITHLQCKCHIEAFML encoded by the exons ATGGACTATATTGTGGTAAGGGAGAAGATGAACATGTACAGAATGACAACTGATTGTCAGGCCTTG GGGTATTCAATTATCTTCGGCATTGTGGTTTCTCTGAGAATAG AAATGGAAGCGAAGTTTGAAAAGGTATTGGATGCTAATAGAAGACTTGTGGTCGGCTTGAAGAGGAAGCGGGTGGCTCAGTATGCAGCAAGCTGGTCCCCCATGCATAAAAATAAGCTCCGCAAGCAGAGAAAATCAGATGGGTGCAGAATGAATTCTgggtcaaattttggaaaaactttacttaaatattattcaaattttatgaaaactgAATTGCCACAACGCataatgttttatttgaatGGTGAATGGACTGATTTCCCTGAAGATCTTGTTGGCTTGGTGAAGAAAGATTTTCAGGTAAAGAAGTCATATATTGAGGTTGAGCTCAACAACAATCACTTTATGATAGACTTTTTGCACATGAAGCGAGTTGATCTGAAGACAGGTATGGAGAAACCAATTGCTTGGATTGATGAAGCTGGTAACTGCTTCTTTCCAGAAATTTTCTCTGGTGATGCTGAATCCCATAACTGCTGTGGACGTGAATGTGGCCAACAGCTTTTATTTAGGGAGCCTTATGGTTCCCATGATATCAAACTGCAACTTGAGATTGATGTAAATGACGTGGGTCACACCAACTTAAAGGAATGTAGTGGAGAGTCAAATCCTGTTATTAAGCATGTTCTCATTGATAAAAATCCTGCTAGTGATCAGAATGACGTAGAAGTTGAGGATAGTTGCAACAAAACATCTGATGCCAAAATGGATAAGGCTGTGGGAGAAAATCAACAGATGGAGGGAAAATTAGTCACCAGGATTGAATCTGTGCATGGAACTTTGAATTTTGATACTGTGCGGGATATGTTTATTAGCAGCATGAGCCCATTTATTAGTGCAAGTATACTTGAGGTATACCAGGGCTCAAGTTCTTCAATGCAAGCTCGACTAGAGCTCTTTCAGAAGCAGGTTGAGATCACCAGTAAGTATCGCACTGAGGCAAATGTTAGATATGCTTGGCTTGCTTCCTCTAAAGAAGCACTGTCTAGTATCATGATGTATGGGCTTGGGCACTGTCGAACATCTCAAGAGAAGCTTGCATATGGTATTGGTGTTCATCTCACAGCTGCGAACTTCCCGTACATCAG TGCAAATTATTGTGATGTTGACGAAAATGGTGTACAACACGTCGTATTATGTCGTGTTATACTGGGAAATATGGAGCTTGTTCATCTTGGATCCAAACAATGTTACCCCAGTTGTGAGGATTTTGACAGTGGAGTTGATGATCTTCAAAATCCGAGACATTATATAGTATGGAATATGAATATGAACACACACATCTATCCAGAATTTGTTGTTAGTTTCAAGGTTTCTTCTAGTTCCAGTGCCGAAG GATATCTAGTTGAAAATGGGAGAAAAGATGATGTTTCAGGGTTTTCTCCTCCTCAAAGGCAGCCCGAAGGCCAGTTGCAGTTAGCCTCACATCCAGTTGGTTTG GGACCCCACTGCCCTCAAACTCCAGGTTTAGAGGGATCTCTTGGAAAAGCTGCTACTTTTGGTTCAAGCACTGTAAAGGTTCCCAAATCCCCTTGGATGCCTTTCCCTATGTTGTTTGCAGCTATCTCAAAGAAGGTTCCTCTGAAAGATATGCAACTAGTTAATGCTCAATATGAACAATTTAGG ACGAAAAAGATAAATCGGGCTGATTTTGTTAAAAAGTTGAGAATGATAGTTGGAGACACTTTGTTGAGGTCCACAATAACACATCTTCAGTGCAAG